The DNA window CCTTGAGCGCGAGCGCGAGGATCGTCGCGCCCACCAGGACCAGGACCTGGGACGCGACCGTGAAGACGAACGAATTTCGCAGCGCGGTCAGGAACGCCGGATTCTGCAGAACCGACCGGATGTTGCGGAGGCCCACGAAATGGTAGCCCCGGCTTCCGACCTTGACGTCGCCGACGGCGTAGAGGAACGCGAGGAAGAAAGGCACGCCGACGAGCGCGAGGACGTAGACGATCGCCGGGAGGAACATCGCCGGACCGAGCCAGCGCTGGTGCTTGCGGCTCATGGCCGCGTCCCGGTCTCCATCACATCACGGCGTCGGACTCGCGGTCGAAGAGATAGGCGCGGTTCATGTCGAACCAGAGGTCGACCTGCTCTCCGGGGCGGATGGCGGCGTGGACCTCCGTCTCCATCAGGAACGGGCCGATCACGCTCCCCGCCGTCACGATGGCGCGGTGGCCGAGGGGTTCCACGAACTCGATGGTCGCCGGCACCTTCGCGGGAACGCCCAGCGCCGCCCAGGCGATGTCGGAAATCGGGCGTCCGCTCGCGGCGAGAGAGATGTGTTCCGGCCGCATCCCGAAGTAGACCTTCCGCCCGGCGAAAGGGGCGAGATCGGAGCGCGAGAGCGGAAGACTCACTCCCCCGGAGAGCTGCACCGCGGCCCCCGACGCGTCGGAGACGATTTCCCCCTCGAAGAAGTTCATCGGCGGACTCCCGATGAAGCCCGCGACGAAACGGGAGGCGGGCGTGTCGTAGACCTCGAGCGGCGTCCCGATCTGGCAGATCCGTCCGTGGTTCATGATCACGATGCGGTCGGCCATCGTCATCGCCTCGACCTGGTCGTGCGTGACGTAGATCATGGTCGAGCGGATGTCCCGGTGGAGGCGCTTCAGCTCCGTCCGCATGTAGACGCGGAGCTTCGCGTCGAGGTTCGAGAGCGGTTCGTCGAAGAGGAACAGAGACGGCTCCCGGACGATCGCGCGGGCGAGGGCGACGCGCTGGCGCTCGCCCCCCGAGAGTTCGCGGGGCTTCCGGCCGAGCAGATGGGCGATCCCGAGCAGTTCGGCCGCCCACTCGGCTTTGCGGCGCCGCTCCTCGCGGGGCACCTTGCTCGCCTTCAGGGGAAACTCGATGTTGCCGAGCGCGGTCAGATGGGGATAGAGCGCGTAGCTCTGGAAGACCATCGCGATCCGCCGCTGCCTCGGCGTGAGATCGTTGACGACCTGCCCGCCGATCCGGATCTCGCCGGAGGTCGGTTCTTCGAGGCCGGCGATCATCCGGAGGAGCGTCGTCTTCCCGGACCCCGAAGGGCCGAGGAGGACGAGGAACTCGCCCTCCCGGCTCTCCAGGTCGACGTTGACGACCGCCCCGAGCTGCCCCTTCCGGAAGACTTTGCTGAGCCCTCGCGTCTCGACGATCGCCATACCGGAATCCTAACCGTCTACTTCCACTTGTCGAAGATTCGGCGCATCTCCTTCTCGGCGGCACGAACGGCGTCCTCCGGGCTCATCACGTCCTGCGCGGCCTTGGCGAACATCGTCGGGATGACGAACGTGTTGAAGACCTCGTCGATCGCCGCCGTCGCATAGCCCGGGTAGCCCACGTTGGTCGACCACTCGAGCGCGTTCTCGAGAACCTTGTATTTGTCGTGCGGCTCCGCCTTGGCGTCGTTTCCGACGAGGGTCTTGAGGTCCGGAACCGTGCTCGGGAAGCACGGGAAGTTGTAGAACTCGCTCGCCCGGAACGCCGCCGCGAAATCGTCCATGTAGTCGACCAAGAACTTCTTGGCGCCTTCCTTGTTCTCGGCGAAGTCCCAGATCACGTAGCAGTCCATGACGTGCTCCGACGCGAGCCGGCGCGCCGGCCCCTTGAGCGCGGGCCGGATCTGGATCTGCCGGGACATCTCGGGGTTGTCCTTCTCGGCCTGGCGCGTCACCGAGATCGCGTTCTGGACGAAGGAGAGCTTCCCGGCGAGGATGCCGCGGTTGTTCGAGGAGGGATCCCACGTGAAGACTTCCGGCGTCTCCGCTTCCTTGTAGAGAGCGCGCATGTACTTCACGGCCTCGACCGCCGCCTTCGAATTGATGGCGACGTTGCCCTCGGCGTCCTGCTCGGAGCCCCCGAACGACCAGAGGAGCGCGCGGGTCGCCATGTTCGTGTCGAGCTCCTGCGAGAGCCCGATCCCGAGCGGATTGCCGATCTGCTGCTTGATCTTCCGTCCTCCGACCCGGAGGTCGTCCCACGTGTCGGGACCGTTCGGGAAGCCGACCTTCTCCCAGAGGTCCTTTCGGTAGTTCCCGGGATCGGGGACGTAGGAGTCGGAGAAGGCGAAATACTTCTTCGTCTTCGGATTCAGGCTCGATTTCTCGGCGAGCGGAATCATCTTGCCGTGCTTCCGCTGGACCTCTTCGTAGATCTCCCGATGGTCGATGACCTGCTTCTCGTAGGCGGCCGGCGGGGCGAGGAACATGAACAGGTCGTGGCCCTTCCGGGCGGCGACCTCGGCGGCGGCCCGGGCGTTGATCTCGCCGATCGCGATGTGGTCGACGACGACGTTCGTGCCGTTCTTGGCGCCCCATTCCTTCGTGAAGACCCCGTCGAACCACTTGTCGTAAGCGGGGACGAAATGGCTCCACTGGAGGATCTTCAGGGTCTTCTGCTGCGCCGCGGCCCGGGCGGGGAATAGAAACCCGGGCCCGACGCCGGCCGCCAGCGCGCCGGTTCCCGCGATCTTTGCGAACTCCCTCCGGCTGATCCCCCGACTCTTCTTTCTTCCCATCACCGCCTCCATTCTCTCGATCCGACGGGGGCAACGTCGGCGATCACCGGCGCCGGATCCCGCCATTTCTCCCGACGGACCCGTTCGGGCTCCGACGGGCACTTCTCCCCGAGGCAGGCGCCTCCCGGGACGCCGAGACGGTCCCGGAAGGCGCGCGATCCGCCTACCCGATCGGAAGGACCTTCCGGCCGTAGGTCTCGTTCAACACCTGCGCGACGCCGAGGTAGATTGCCGAGAGCCCGCAGAAGATCCCCTCGTAGCCGGTGAACGTCTTCAGAGCCGCGTTGCCCGTGTAGTCCCCGAGGGCCAGCAGCCAGAACAGGACGAAGAGGGTCAGGAACACCACCTGGAGGGCCTTCGCGTGCTTGAGCGTCGCGATCCAGAGACAGAAGGTGAACAGCCCCCACATGAAGAGGTATTCGATCATCCCCGCCGGGGCATCCATCCACCCCGTCTTGGGTCCCACGATGAGGAACACGAGAGTCAGCCAGAAGAGACCGTAGGAGCTGAACGCGACGGTCCCGAAGGTGTTGCCCTTCTTCCACTCCATCCATCCGGCGAAGACCTGGGCGATCCCGCCGTAGAAGATCCCCATCGCGAGGATCATGCTCGACATTCCGAACCATCCCGCGTTGTGCATGTTCAGGAGGACGGTCGTCATCCCGAAGGCGAGCAATCCGAGCGGCGCCGGATTCGCGGTCGTGTCGGTGATCCTCATCTGGCCCCTGTTGTCCGCCATTACGTCTGCCATGGCTCCTCCTCCCCTATGCGCGAAGCGATGCGCATCGCGCTTCCCATCCCTCGGCGCGGAATTCGCCCGGTGAACTTCGGAATTCCGCCGTTTCCCGGCCCCGCCCCGGGCGGCGCAGAGCTCCCGCTTTCGCGGCGGCGAGGGCCGCCGCGAAAGCGTCGGGAGTTTCCTCGGGCCGGCAAACCCACCTTCCGGACTAGAACGTGTAGAGGGCGGAAAGCGAGGCCTGCCTCCCGTTGATCTTGTCGGCTTTCGCTCCCGACGCTCCCGCCGTCAGCTTGTCCTGCATCCACTCGAGACCGAACGCGAGCGGCCCGGCCTTCCACCGCAGCATCCCGGCGAACATCTCGTTGCGCAGACGCGGGGTGCCCGCCGTCACGGCCGCATAGACGTCCTTGTCCTTCGGATCATCGATGCCCCAGAACGCGAAGAGTCCCCAGTTCTTCGTGAAGTCGTACCCGGCCTGGAGCCAGCCTCCCGAGCTCTGGATCTTCCCGAACTGCGTGATCGCCCCGAAGTTCTGACCCATGGCATGGCCCGTGTAGCCGTTGCCCTGGAACAGGAAACCGAAGATCTGGAACTTCACGCCGAGCTCGAGGGCGTCGGCGTTCAGCTTGTCGTTGGAAGCGGTCACGCCCGGCCCGGAGAGATCCTTCTGGTCATAGTGGCCGACGACGTACGTGCTCCAGCTGAAGTCGCCGGACTTCCCGCCGACGTTGGCGCGCAGCTCGAACTGGGGTGTTCCCGCGTTGCCCGGGTTGTTCTGGTCGAACGTGGTTCCGGGGGGGGCGGACCACGTGTTCGACATCACCGCGAACACCAGGTCCGCGTTCACCGGCGCGCCCTTCGGCGTCAGG is part of the Thermoanaerobaculia bacterium genome and encodes:
- a CDS encoding ABC transporter ATP-binding protein, which encodes MAIVETRGLSKVFRKGQLGAVVNVDLESREGEFLVLLGPSGSGKTTLLRMIAGLEEPTSGEIRIGGQVVNDLTPRQRRIAMVFQSYALYPHLTALGNIEFPLKASKVPREERRRKAEWAAELLGIAHLLGRKPRELSGGERQRVALARAIVREPSLFLFDEPLSNLDAKLRVYMRTELKRLHRDIRSTMIYVTHDQVEAMTMADRIVIMNHGRICQIGTPLEVYDTPASRFVAGFIGSPPMNFFEGEIVSDASGAAVQLSGGVSLPLSRSDLAPFAGRKVYFGMRPEHISLAASGRPISDIAWAALGVPAKVPATIEFVEPLGHRAIVTAGSVIGPFLMETEVHAAIRPGEQVDLWFDMNRAYLFDRESDAVM
- a CDS encoding extracellular solute-binding protein; this encodes MGRKKSRGISRREFAKIAGTGALAAGVGPGFLFPARAAAQQKTLKILQWSHFVPAYDKWFDGVFTKEWGAKNGTNVVVDHIAIGEINARAAAEVAARKGHDLFMFLAPPAAYEKQVIDHREIYEEVQRKHGKMIPLAEKSSLNPKTKKYFAFSDSYVPDPGNYRKDLWEKVGFPNGPDTWDDLRVGGRKIKQQIGNPLGIGLSQELDTNMATRALLWSFGGSEQDAEGNVAINSKAAVEAVKYMRALYKEAETPEVFTWDPSSNNRGILAGKLSFVQNAISVTRQAEKDNPEMSRQIQIRPALKGPARRLASEHVMDCYVIWDFAENKEGAKKFLVDYMDDFAAAFRASEFYNFPCFPSTVPDLKTLVGNDAKAEPHDKYKVLENALEWSTNVGYPGYATAAIDEVFNTFVIPTMFAKAAQDVMSPEDAVRAAEKEMRRIFDKWK
- a CDS encoding acetate uptake transporter, with amino-acid sequence MADVMADNRGQMRITDTTANPAPLGLLAFGMTTVLLNMHNAGWFGMSSMILAMGIFYGGIAQVFAGWMEWKKGNTFGTVAFSSYGLFWLTLVFLIVGPKTGWMDAPAGMIEYLFMWGLFTFCLWIATLKHAKALQVVFLTLFVLFWLLALGDYTGNAALKTFTGYEGIFCGLSAIYLGVAQVLNETYGRKVLPIG